Proteins from a genomic interval of Papaver somniferum cultivar HN1 chromosome 4, ASM357369v1, whole genome shotgun sequence:
- the LOC113271510 gene encoding uncharacterized protein LOC113271510, producing the protein MMPAELQTRPSRTLISPSLSAPSFSPSFNGSNYSSSPERFQNPRSSNSVSNRFSPSSFIHNQRIAIALVPSALFLLDLGGTPVIATLTLGLMVSYILDSLSLKSASFFGVWFSLIASQIAFFFSSNLISSFNSVFLAILAGFLCAQTNFLIGIWISLQFKWIQIENPSIVVALERVLFSCVPICASTLFTWATVSAVGMMNSAYYFMIFSCVFYWLFTIPRVSSFKSKQENIGYHGGEVPDEIMILGPLESCIHTLHLLFMPLLFHIASHHGIMFASISDLLLLFFVPFLFQLYASTRGGLWWVTKNSNSLQSIRVVNGAVALVVVVICLEIRVVFHSFGRYIQVPPPLSYLLVTISMLGGASALGAYAIGMIGDAFSSVAFTTLSVLVSAAGALVVGFPIWLLPVPLISGFYLAQFFTKKSLPSYFVFVLLASVMVSWFVLHNFWDLNIWLAGISLKSFCKIILANVILAMAVPGLALLPPKFRFLTEIGLISHALLLCYIENRFFTYASVYYFGLDEDVMYPSYMVIMTTLVGLALARRLVVDLRIGQKSFWILTCLYSSKLAMLFVTSRNVVWVAAVLLLAVSPPLLLYKEKSKAAGKMKVRQGYAHAGVVALATWFCRETVFEVLQWWVGRSPSNGLLLGFCIALTGLACIPIVALHFSHVQSAKRCILLVLATGLLFILLQPPVPLSWGFHSDIIRAAHISVDDVSIYGLVTSKPTWPSWLLIAAVLLTLSALTSIIPIKYIVELRAFYSIGVGIALGVYISAEYFFQATMLHALIVTTIVCTSVFVVFTHFPSASSTRLLPWIFALLVALFPVTYLLEGQIRMKSLADMGGIGEAGEEDKKVTMLLAVEGARTSLLGLYAAIFMVIALEIKFELASLMHDKATDGRVGVQSRSGQRSSSAGFPPKMRFMQQRRVSTVPTFTIKRLAAEGAWMPSVGNVATVICFAICLILNLNLTGGSDRAIFLLAPILLLLNQDSDLVAGFKDRQRYFPVTVVISVYLVVTAVYRIWEEVWHGNAWWGLEIGGPDWFFAVKNTALLILTFPSHILFNQFVWSHTKQTDSRPLLTMPLNLPPVIITDVIKVKILGLLGLIYSLAQYLISRQLHITGMKYI; encoded by the exons ATGATGCCAGCAGAGCTTCAAACTCGTCCGAGTAGAACCCTAATCTCCCCCTCACTCTCCGCACCATCCTTTTCCCCATCATTCAATGGATCAAATTACTCATCATCACCAGAACGATTCCAAAACCCTAGATCTTCAAATTCCGTTTCAAATCGGTTTTCACCATCATCATTCATTCACAATCAACGAATCGCAATTGCTTTAGTTCCATCAGCTTTATTCTTACTTGATTTAGGTGGAACACCAGTTATAGCAACATTAACACTGGGTTTAATGGTCTCCTACATTCTTGATTCGCTGAGTCTTAAATCGGCTTCGTTCTTCGGCGTCTGGTTCTCACTAATCGCTTCTCAGATCGCTTTCTTCTTCAGTTCGAATCTGATTTCGTCTTTTAATTCTGTTTTTCTAGCAATTCTCGCTGGTTTTCTATGTGCACAAACGAATTTCTTGATTGGGATATGGATTTCGTTACAGTTTAAATGGATACAGATCGAGAATCCGTCAATTGTTGTTGCGTTAGAACGAGTGTTGTTCTCTTGTGTACCGATTTGTGCTAGTACCTTGTTTACTTGGGCTACTGTTTCTGCTGTTGGTATGATGAATTCAGCTTACTATTTTATGATTTTCAGCTGTGTATTCTATTGGTTGTTTACCATTCCAAGAGTATCATCGTTTAAATCGAAACAAGAGAATATTGGTTACCATGGTGGTGAAGTACCTGATGAGATTATGATATTAGGTCCATTGGAGAGTTGTATTCATACATTGCATTTACTATTCATGCCACTGCTGTTTCATATCGCGTCTCATCATGGGATTATGTTTGCTTCTATCAGTGATTTGCTTTTGCTGTTTTTCGTGCCCTTTTTGTTTCAACTTTATGCCTCAACTAGGGGAGGGTTATGGTGGGTTACGAAGAATTCAAATAGTTTGCAAAGTATTAGAGTTGTTAATGGTGCTGTTGCCTTGGTTGTCGTTGTTATTTGTTTGGAAATTAGAGTTGTTTTCCATTCGTTTGGTAGGTATATTCAGGTGCCACCGCCTTTGAGTTATCTACTTGTGACTATTTCGATGTTGGGAGGGGCTTCTGCTTTAGGTGCTTATGCAATTGGTATGATTGGTGATGCATTTAGCTCGGTTGCTTTTACAACTTTGTCCGTCTTAGTTAGTGCAGCTGGAGCGCTCGTCGTTGGGTTCCCCATTTGG CTGCTTCCAGTTCCATTAATCTCAGGCTTTTATTTGGCACAATTTTTTACTAAGAAGAGCTTGCCATCATACTTTGTGTTTGTCCTTCTTGCAAGCGTGATGGTGTCATGGTTTGTTCTGCATAACTTCTGGGATCTCAAtatttggttggctgggatatcTCTCAAATCATTTTGTAAGATAATACTTGCTAATGTTATTCTGGCTATGGCTGTACCGGGGCTTGCTCTTCTCCCGCCCAAATTTCGGTTCCTGACTGAGATTGGTCTAATAAGCCATGCTTTGCTTCTGTGCTACATAGAGAATCGGTTTTTTACCTACGCCAGTGTATACTATTTTGGATTGGATGAAGATGTGATGTATCCAAGCTACATGGTTATTATGACAACGCTTGTTGGACTTGCGCTAGCAAGGAGGCTGGTTGTAGATCTTCGTATTGGACAAAAATCATTTTGGATATTGACTTGTCTTTATTCTTCCAAACTGGCTATGCTGTTTGTTACATCAAGGAATGTTGTATGGGTTGCAGCCGTGCTTCTACTGGCAGTTTCTCCTCCATTGCTTCTTTACAA GGAGAAGTCCAAAGCAGCTGGAAAAATGAAAGTTCGGCAAGGTTATGCACATGCTGGTGTGGTTGCTTTGGCCACATGGTTCTGCCGGGAAACAGTTTTTGAGGTTCTACAATGGTGGGTTGGAAGATCTCCATCCAATGGCTTGCTTCTTGGTTTCTGTATTGCGTTGACTGGATTGGCTTGCATACCCATAGTTGCTCTCCACTTTTCTCATGTTCAG TCTGCAAAGAGATGCATACTACTGGTCTTGGCAACAGGACTGCTCTTTATCCTCTTGCAACCACCGGTTCCGTTGTCGTGGGGATTCCATTCTGACATTATCAGGGCAGCTCATATTTCTGTTGATGACGTCTCTATTTATGGCCTTGTAACTTCGAAGCCTACATGGCCATCTTGGTTACTCATTGCAGCAGTCCTGCTAACGTTATCAGCACTTACTTCTATTATCCCTATCAAGTACATTGTGGAGTTAAGGGCATTTTATTCAATTGGGGTCGGTATTGCCCTTGGTGTTTACATCTCTGCTGAATATTTCTTCCAAGCAACAATGTTGCATGCGCTCATAGTGACAACAATTGTATGCACCTCTGTCTTTGTGGTGTTCACTCACTTCCCATCTGCCTCAAGCACAAGACTACTACCTTGGATATTTGCCTTACTTGTGGCTCTCTTCCCAGTCACATACCTTCTTGAGGGCCAGATTAGAATGAAAAGCTTGGCAGATATGGGAGGAATCGGAGAAGCTGGGGAAGAAGACAAGAAAGTTACTATGTTGTTGGCCGTGGAGGGGGCTAGGACATCCCTTCTTGGGCTGTATGCTGCGATTTTCATGGTAATAGCTCTGGAGATAAAGTTTGAGCTTGCCTCGTTGATGCATGACAAGGCAACGGATGGTAGGGTTGGCGTTCAGAGCCGATCAGGGCAGAGAAGTTCTTCTGCTGGTTTCCCACCAAAGATGAGGTTTATGCAACAGAGAAGGGTCTCAACAGTGCCAACATTCACGATTAAAAGATTAGCTGCTGAAGGTGCTTGGATGCCATCAGTTGGTAATGTTGCCACTGTGATATGTTTTGCTATATGCCTAATCCTGAACCTTAACCTGACTGGTGGCTCGGACCGTGCAATATTCTTGCTGGCGCCAATATTACTACTCCTCAACCAAGACTCCGACTTAGTTGCTGGGTTCAAGGACCGCCAGAGATATTTCCCAGTGACTGTGGTAATCTCTGTATACTTGGTTGTGACTGCAGTTTACAGAATATGGGAAGAGGTTTGGCATGGGAACGCTTGGTGGGGATTAGAGATAGGAGGGCCTGACTGGTTCTTTGCAGTCAAGAACACTGCACTTCTTATCTTGACATTCCCAAGTCACATCCTGTTCAACCAGTTTGTGTGGAGCCACACGAAGCAGACCGATTCAAGACCTTTGCTTACGATGCCCCTGAATCTACCCCCCGTGATAATAACAGATGTAATCAAGGTCAAGATATTGGGGTTATTAGGACTTATTTATTCCCTAGCCCAGTACCTAATCTCGAGACAGCTCCATATTACAGGAATGAAGTATATTTAA